GTCGATGGTCCGCGCCCAGTGGGTCTTGGGCGGTTCGAGGCCTTCGGTATGACAGTCGTCAAGGGTATTGGGGTCGAAGTCGCCGGGCTGCACGCTGGCGTTATAGTCGGCAACCGTTGCCTCCAGCCGTTCGGCCGACAGACCCAGCTTGCCGGCAAGTTCACCGATGCTGCCGGCTTCGATCGCCGGATAGACCGACGGCATCACCAGGCTTATGGCCTTGGAATCGATAATGATATAGGCGGTCTGGTCCGGCTGATCGGCCACCAGCCGACCCCAGATGGCATAGCGCTTGGGCCAGAAATCCTCGCCCTCGTCATAGAATCTGACGCATTCGTTGTTGACGACAACACCGAAGATCACACAGTCGAGCCGTGTGACGATGCCGCCGTCGAATTGCGGCGACCGGGCGTCGATCGCCACCGCGTGACATTGGGTAGGGTCGCCAACCGGCTCGACACCGCGATCGAGCAGCAGGCGCAGGATCGACCCCTTGTTATAGGGCGTGCCCCGGATCAGGAAGTTGCCGGCCCGCTCTCCCCAATATTCCTTCAGCCAGTCGATATTCGCCTCGAAACCGCCGGCCGCCGTTACCAGCGTCGCGGCGCGGATGGTGTGGGACGTGCCGTCGACTTCGACCGTCGCCGAATTGAAATGGCCGTCCTCGATCTCCAGATCGGTGACCATCGCATCGTAGACGATGTCGACGCCCAGTTTTTCCGCGCGCAAATAAAGGGCGTTCAGCATGGCGCGCCCGCCGCCCAGAAAGAAGGCGTTTGTCCGGCCGAGGCTGAGCGTGCCGCCCAGCGGCGGCTGAAACCGGACGCCCTGTTCGTTCATCCAATCCCAGAGTTCCCTGGATTCCGAAATTGTATGACGCGCGAGTTCCTCGTTGGTCTGCCCGCCCGTCACGCGCATCAGATCGTCCCAGAACTCGTCCTCGGAATAGGGACCGGTCAGGACCTCGTTCGCCTCGTCATGGGCGCAGCGCAGATTGCGTGTATGCCTGGTATTGCCGCCGCGATAGAATTTTGGCGCGCCTTCGAGCACCAGAACCTTCGATCCGGCATTGCGCGCGGTAATGGCCGCACAAAGGGCCGCGTTGCCGCCGCCGACGACCAGAACGTCGTATCGCTCGTCCCAGCCCGACGGCAATCGCGTCGCCGGGGAGACCGAATTCTTCGACATTGCCACGACCGATCAGCAGCCGCAGGCAGCAGCGGCAGGACGGCCGATCGCCGCCCCGGCGATAACCATTGCCGCCGATATCAGGGAGGCATTCGCCGGATCGTCGCCGTGTGTCGGCATGGGATCGTTCTCCTCTTTGCATCTTTGTGCGGACCGGTCCCGACAACGGGCCGATCTTTTGCATCAGCGGATTGTATGCAAATGTGTTCAAAGTGGCAATGGAAAGGAACATGGTGCTGCGTACTTGTGGGACAAGCCAACGCCGTGCCGGGATCGCGCGACATCCGGCATACAGTTCCGGGAAAGAAAGCTGGTTAACGCCGGTCAGACCAACCCGGCAACGCCCAGAGCGCCGGCGCCGGCAAGGACGATAATCGGATGCACGCGCGTCATGATGACGATGGCGGCCGCGACCGCCGTCACGGCATAGCTTTGCCAGCCTGAAGCGGCGGCAATGGTCAGCAACGCCGCGCTGGCGACAATCAGACCCACGGTCAATGGCGCCAGACCATTGCGCAAGGCCGTGAA
This region of Fodinicurvata sp. EGI_FJ10296 genomic DNA includes:
- the tcuA gene encoding FAD-dependent tricarballylate dehydrogenase TcuA, whose protein sequence is MSKNSVSPATRLPSGWDERYDVLVVGGGNAALCAAITARNAGSKVLVLEGAPKFYRGGNTRHTRNLRCAHDEANEVLTGPYSEDEFWDDLMRVTGGQTNEELARHTISESRELWDWMNEQGVRFQPPLGGTLSLGRTNAFFLGGGRAMLNALYLRAEKLGVDIVYDAMVTDLEIEDGHFNSATVEVDGTSHTIRAATLVTAAGGFEANIDWLKEYWGERAGNFLIRGTPYNKGSILRLLLDRGVEPVGDPTQCHAVAIDARSPQFDGGIVTRLDCVIFGVVVNNECVRFYDEGEDFWPKRYAIWGRLVADQPDQTAYIIIDSKAISLVMPSVYPAIEAGSIGELAGKLGLSAERLEATVADYNASVQPGDFDPNTLDDCHTEGLEPPKTHWARTIDEPPFYGYPVRPGITFTYLGTRVDKQARILMTDGKPSANMYAAGEIMAGNVLGKGYIAGIGMTIGAVFGRIAGREAAKHARN